In Pogoniulus pusillus isolate bPogPus1 chromosome 2, bPogPus1.pri, whole genome shotgun sequence, the following are encoded in one genomic region:
- the DBI gene encoding acyl-CoA-binding protein yields the protein MSEAAFQKAAEEVKQLKSQPTDQEMLDIYSHYKQATVGDVNTDRPGMLDFKGKAKWDAWNALKGMSKEDAMKAYIAKVEELKGKYGI from the exons ATGTCTGAG GCTGCGTTCCAGAAGGCCGCTGAGGAGGTAAAGCAGCTCAAGTCCCAGCCGACAGACCAGGAGATGCTCGACATCTACAGCCACTACAAACAGGCCACGGTGGGCGACGTAAACACGG ATCGCCCTGGTATGCTGGACTTCAAAGGCAAAGCAAAGTGGGATGCCTGGAATGCACTGAAAG GAATGTCCAAAGAAGATGCAATGAAAGCTTATATAGCAAAAGTGGAAGAATTAAAGGGCAAATATGGCATCTGA
- the TMEM37 gene encoding voltage-dependent calcium channel gamma-like subunit, with product MTAIGAQAQRLLAHRRPQKSFFETLIRSLIILCVAIAVVLSSISICDGRWLFARGQLFGLWHFCTANNGSVLKCVTDLSLAKVEGLSVGVIPIRSMVAFAVVVAIFGLELLMVSQVCEDANARRKWSMGSILILGSFLLSATGVLSFSILVKDHLTFTGFTLTYWCEFIAAFLFFLNGISGLHINSLTHPRNRVGKI from the exons ATGACAGCCATCGGGGCGCAG GCACAGAGGCTGCTGGCCCACCGGAGACCACAAAAGTCCTTCTTTGAGACGCTCATCAGGAGCCTGATCATCTTGTGCGTGGCAATAGCAGTGGTCTTGTCGTCCATCTCCATCTGCGATGGCCGCTGGCTCTTTGCGAGGGGTCAGCTCTTTGGACTGTGGCACTTCTGCACCGCGAACAATGGCAGCGTCCTGAAGTGTGTCACTGACCTCAGCCTCGCCAAGGTGGAGGGGCTGAGCGTGGGGGTGATCCCAATAAGAAGCATGGTGGCCTTTGCTGTTGTGGTAGCCATATttggcctggagctgctgatggTGTCTCAAGTCTGTGAGGATGCCAATGCAAGGCGGAAGTGGTCAATGGGCTCAATTCTCATCCTTGGCTCGTTTTTACTGTCAGCCACTGGGGTTCTGAGCTTCTCCATCCTCGTGAAGGATCACCTCACCTTCACCGGCTTCACACTGACCTACTGGTGTGAATtcattgctgcctttctcttcttccttaatGGAATCAGTGGACTTCACATCAACAGCCTCACACACCCCAGGAACAGGGTGGGCAAAATCTAG